One Hyla sarda isolate aHylSar1 chromosome 11, aHylSar1.hap1, whole genome shotgun sequence genomic window carries:
- the GATAD2B gene encoding transcriptional repressor p66-beta yields the protein MDRVTEDALRLNLLKRGLEQPDDREDVLAKQLKMEGHEAMERLKMLALLKRKDLPGLELPHEHPTKPDGLKMYEEKMNGNLRPHVDTRPGGRHGKENMEEPVDMSSRRSDQDRAGLTPSPDVIVLSDNEASSPRSSSRLEDRIRGANLEMFKGKTLEERQQLIKQLKDELRLEEARLVLLKKLRQSQLQKENVLQKTPVVQNAATIVQPSPAHVGQPNIAKVPSRPGAPGMEVQNLRGVQTHSVIRSSSNAPLPHMMMSQRVIAPNPTQLQGQCVPPKTTLIRNSTPGMTQALNYPQTSSSVPCQRNSSTSAMYMNLGSHMQAGPVNRVSSPLPSPSAMGDPVSSQAAAKLALRKQLEKTLLEIPPPKPPAPLLHFLPSAANSEFIYMVGLEEVVQSVIDSQGKGHSSLLHMDPFTCAQCRTDFTTHWKQEKSGKILCEQCMTSNQKKALKAEHTNRLKNAFVKALQQEQEIEQRLQHQVSMSPGTPPAVTKQESIIRHHSMRQAPQPQNSLQRGIPAARSMLSSFAQAPQLPVAGSLLGMPGVNIAYLNAGMGGHKAASLADRQREYLLDMIPPRSISQSISGQK from the exons ATGGACAGAGTCACAGAAGACGCCTTGCGCCTCAACCTGCTGAAGCGCGGTCTGGAGCAGCCGGACGATCGTGAGGATGTCCTGGCCAAGCAGCTGAAGATGGAGGGACACGAGGCCATGGAGAGGCTGAAGATGTTGGCCTTACTGAAGAGAAAGGACCTTCCGGGACTGGAGCTGCCGCACGAGCACCCGACCAAACCGGACGGCCTGAAGATGTACGAGGAGAAGATGAACGGGAACCTCCGGCCTCACGTGGACACCCGGCCGGGGGGGAGACACGGCAAGGAGAACATGGAGGAGCCCGTGGACATGAGCTCCAGACGGAG TGACCAGGACCGGGCCGGACTGACCCCTTCTCCAGACGTCATCGTCTTGTCTGACAATGAAGCCTCGAGCCCCCGCTCCAGCTCCAGATTAGAAGATCGGATTAGGGGGGCCAACCTGGAGATGTTCAAG GGTAAGACTCTAGAGGAGCGTCAGCAGCTCATCAAACAGCTGAAGGACGAGCTCCGGCTGGAGGAGGCGCGCCTGGTCCTGCTGAAGAAGCTGCGGCAGAGTCAGCTCCAGAAAGAGAACGTCCTACAGAAG ACTCCTGTCGTACAGAACGCAGCAACCATAGTCCAGCCGTCCCCGGCACACGTGGGGCAGCCCAACATTGCAAAAGTCCCGTCACGGCCAGGCGCTCCAGGAATGGAGGTGCAGAATCTGAGGGGCGTCCAG ACCCACAGTGTCATCAGATCGTCCTCCAATGCCCCCCTGCCccacatgatgatgtcacagagAGTCATCGCTCCAAACCCGACACAACTCCAGGGACAGTGTGTGCCACCCAAAACAACTCTGATCCGCAACAGTACACCGGGCATGACGCAGGCCCTGAACTACCCACAG ACCAGCTCATCGGTCCCCTGTCAGCGTAACTCCTCCACATCAGCCATGTACATGAACCTGGGCTCTCACATGCAGGCGGGTCCTGTGAACAGAGTGTCTTCACCGCTGCCCAGCCCAAGTGCCATGGGGGATCCCGTCAGCTCTCAGGCGGCTGCTAAACTGGCGCTAAGGAAACAGCTGGAGAAGACGCTGCTGGAAATCCCTCCGCCTAAGCCCCCCGCGCCGCTGCTTCACTTCCTACCCAGTGCGGCCAACAGTGAATTCATCTACATGGTGGGACTGGAGGAGGTGGTGCAGAGCGTCATAGACAGCCAAG GGAAGGGTCACTCCTCACTCCTGCACATGGACCCCTTCACGTGTGCCCAGTGTCGTACCGACTTCACCACGCACTGGAAGCAGGAGAAGAGTGGAAAGATCCTGTGTGAGCAATGTATGACCTCCAACCAGAAGAAGGCTCTGAAGGCCGAGCACACAAACCGACTAAAAAATGCATTTGTAAAAGCCTTGCAGCAAGAGCAG GAGATTGAGCAGCGGTTACAGCACCAGGTCTCCATGTCCCCCGGCACTCCTCCGGCAGTCACCAAACAGGAGAGCATCATCAGACATCACTCCATGCGGCAG GCCCCACAGCcgcagaactctctccagagagGGATTCCAGCTGCCCGCTCCATGTTGTCCAGTTTTGCCCAGGCGCCTCAGTTGCCCGTGGCTGGCAGTTTGCTTGGCATGCCGG GTGTGAACATCGCGTACCTGAACGCCGGGATGGGAGGTCACAAAGCCGCCAGCCTGGCCGACCGGCAACGGGAATATCTCCTGGACATGATCCCCCCGCGCTCCATATCCCAGTCCATCAGCGGGCAAAAATAG